In a genomic window of Alphaproteobacteria bacterium:
- a CDS encoding TetR/AcrR family transcriptional regulator, producing MARRKDHTREELKNLILEMSWRLVGKEGPQGLSARRLADAIGYAPGTIYNVFPSMDALYLQVNARTLDLLHGVLSSPACHDPKKTPVQNMKKMAQLYRGFAQDMRPYWLMLFSHDLPETRKVEPWYQEKIDRLFTSLEELLAPTFAGKQQRKMKMAARILWASTHGLCFLEETGKMPKLDGESAFDSMANYLIDSFVSGMKTAPAAQE from the coding sequence ATGGCGCGCCGCAAGGACCATACCCGCGAGGAACTTAAAAACCTGATTCTGGAGATGTCGTGGCGGCTGGTCGGCAAGGAAGGGCCGCAGGGGTTGAGCGCGCGGCGGCTGGCCGATGCGATCGGCTATGCCCCCGGCACGATCTATAATGTCTTTCCGTCGATGGATGCGCTGTATTTGCAGGTGAATGCGCGCACGCTCGACCTGCTGCATGGTGTCCTCTCCTCCCCCGCCTGCCACGACCCGAAGAAAACGCCCGTGCAGAACATGAAGAAAATGGCGCAGCTGTATCGCGGTTTCGCGCAGGATATGCGCCCCTACTGGCTGATGCTGTTCAGCCACGACCTGCCGGAAACGCGGAAAGTCGAGCCGTGGTATCAGGAAAAAATCGACCGGTTGTTTACCTCGCTGGAGGAACTGCTCGCCCCCACATTCGCAGGGAAACAGCAGCGCAAAATGAAGATGGCGGCGCGCATCCTCTGGGCCTCCACCCACGGGCTTTGCTTCCTCGAGGAAACCGGCAAGATGCCGAAGCTTGACGGCGAAAGCGCCTTCGACAGCATGGCCAATTACCTGATCGACAGTTTCGTATCCGGCATGAAAACCGCCCCTGCGGCGCAGGAATAG
- a CDS encoding class I SAM-dependent rRNA methyltransferase, which translates to MTDSLLPMPVTEVPSAIRLNEQSVRKLRMGYPWVFRSEVINARAADNIPPGTIVDFTRDKGEFVGRGYYNPKGQLVGRILTLKQEEKIEKFFIHHYIENAVVYRDKLFGQPYYRLIHAESDGLPGLIVDRFGDVIVAQVNTAGMEKLWPHVEAALKSLLKPRAIVLRNDSNARETEGLEKYAKVVHGKLDDKLVEVHDGAAKFYADVLEGQKTGWFFDQRENRRWVSQLTRDGSLLDVFCHTGGFGIMAARNGAQSVTFVDSSSDALAMVEKNAALNDVAAKCQTTEGAAFDVMEKMARLGRKFDVVCVDPPAFIKSRKDHGPGMKGYQKLARLAVPLVERAGFLFFASCSHHAETYELIDTVSGALQKSGRPYQLIKVAGASPDHPVHPMLPETGYLKALTFRFLD; encoded by the coding sequence ATGACCGACTCCCTGCTGCCCATGCCCGTCACCGAAGTGCCGTCGGCAATCCGCCTGAATGAACAATCGGTGCGCAAATTGCGCATGGGTTATCCCTGGGTGTTCCGCTCCGAAGTCATTAATGCCAGGGCGGCCGATAATATCCCGCCCGGAACCATTGTGGATTTTACGCGCGACAAGGGCGAATTCGTGGGGCGCGGATATTACAACCCCAAGGGCCAGCTGGTCGGCCGCATCCTGACGCTGAAGCAGGAAGAAAAGATCGAGAAATTTTTCATCCACCACTACATCGAAAACGCCGTTGTCTATCGCGATAAACTGTTCGGCCAGCCCTATTACCGCCTGATCCATGCGGAAAGCGACGGGCTGCCCGGCCTGATCGTCGATCGTTTCGGCGATGTGATCGTGGCGCAGGTCAACACCGCCGGCATGGAAAAATTGTGGCCGCATGTGGAGGCTGCGCTGAAATCGCTGCTGAAGCCGCGCGCCATCGTGCTGCGCAACGACAGCAACGCCCGTGAAACCGAAGGGCTGGAAAAATACGCCAAGGTCGTCCACGGCAAGCTGGACGATAAACTGGTCGAGGTGCATGACGGCGCGGCGAAATTCTACGCCGATGTGCTGGAGGGGCAGAAAACCGGCTGGTTTTTCGACCAGCGTGAAAACCGCCGCTGGGTGTCGCAGCTGACGCGCGACGGCTCGCTGCTGGATGTGTTCTGCCATACGGGCGGTTTCGGCATCATGGCGGCGCGCAACGGCGCGCAAAGCGTCACCTTCGTCGATAGTTCGTCCGATGCGCTGGCGATGGTCGAAAAGAACGCCGCGCTCAACGACGTGGCTGCGAAATGCCAGACGACGGAGGGGGCTGCCTTCGATGTCATGGAAAAAATGGCGCGGCTGGGCCGCAAATTCGATGTCGTCTGCGTCGATCCGCCTGCCTTCATCAAATCGCGCAAGGATCATGGCCCCGGCATGAAGGGCTACCAGAAACTGGCGCGCCTTGCGGTGCCGCTGGTGGAACGCGCGGGATTTTTGTTCTTCGCGTCCTGTTCGCATCACGCCGAAACCTATGAACTGATCGACACCGTATCGGGCGCGTTGCAGAAATCGGGGCGTCCGTACCAGCTGATCAAGGTAGCAGGGGCAAGCCCCGACCATCCGGTGCATCCGATGCTGCCGGAAACGGGTTATCTCAAGGCGTTAACCTTTAGATTCCTTGATTAA
- a CDS encoding ankyrin repeat domain-containing protein: MAGRTAAEQSELDRQLIAAIGNYSLEGLLEALRLGANPNTLSGDKNASPVSRLIGGTWRERKDCIEALIAAGADLSIADSDGNTPLHRIAGSTIGGDDTITKILLAANPHFDIRNNAGQTPLHVAARGWLSSNSPSIMLQMLEAGADFNAKDAKGKSPLDIATDGRKTADEKARVTEMFNKYAGAQEKLRQAKSATAHEKLRDDRKKRPGLNLRK; the protein is encoded by the coding sequence ATGGCAGGCCGCACCGCCGCCGAACAATCCGAACTCGACCGGCAGCTGATCGCCGCCATCGGCAATTATTCGCTGGAGGGATTGCTGGAAGCATTGCGCCTTGGCGCGAACCCGAACACCCTGTCCGGCGATAAAAACGCGTCGCCCGTCAGCCGCCTGATCGGCGGCACATGGCGGGAACGCAAGGATTGCATCGAGGCGCTGATCGCAGCGGGCGCAGACCTGAGCATCGCCGACAGCGACGGCAACACGCCGCTGCACCGCATCGCGGGCAGCACCATCGGCGGCGACGATACGATCACCAAAATCCTGCTGGCCGCGAACCCGCATTTCGACATCCGCAACAATGCGGGGCAAACGCCGCTGCATGTGGCGGCGCGCGGCTGGTTGTCGTCCAATTCGCCTTCCATCATGCTGCAAATGCTGGAGGCCGGCGCCGATTTCAATGCGAAGGACGCGAAGGGAAAAAGCCCGCTCGACATCGCAACCGACGGCCGCAAGACGGCGGACGAAAAAGCGCGCGTGACGGAGATGTTCAACAAATACGCAGGCGCGCAGGAAAAGCTGCGTCAGGCCAAATCCGCCACCGCACACGAAAAACTCCGCGACGACCGCAAAAAACGCCCCGGCCTGAATTTGCGCAAATAA
- the cobB gene encoding NAD-dependent protein deacylase: MRVVVLTGAGISAESGIRTFRASDGLWEEHRIEDVASPEGFAHDPALVYRFYNARRKQLMQPDIQPNAAHVALAKLERELGDDFLLVTQNIDDLHKRSGSLRVLPMHGELRKTRCTACLGLADWDADFDASTVCPVCSKAGGLRPHVVWFGEMPLYMDEIYAQLVQCDVFAAIGTSGNVYPAAGFVEVAQGAGAQTVEINLEPSNIASAFHDQRYGKATETVPVWVEQILEARK; the protein is encoded by the coding sequence ATGCGCGTGGTGGTGCTGACAGGGGCGGGTATTTCGGCGGAATCGGGCATCCGCACCTTCCGCGCATCCGACGGGCTGTGGGAAGAACACCGGATCGAGGATGTGGCCTCGCCCGAAGGCTTCGCGCATGACCCGGCACTTGTCTATCGCTTCTACAACGCGCGGCGTAAACAATTGATGCAACCCGACATCCAGCCGAATGCCGCGCATGTAGCGCTGGCGAAACTGGAGCGCGAACTCGGCGATGATTTCCTGCTGGTGACGCAGAATATCGACGATTTGCATAAGCGTTCGGGCAGTCTGCGCGTGCTGCCCATGCATGGCGAACTGCGCAAGACGCGCTGCACCGCCTGTCTTGGCCTTGCCGACTGGGACGCGGATTTTGACGCATCCACCGTTTGCCCGGTTTGTTCCAAAGCCGGGGGCTTGCGCCCGCATGTGGTGTGGTTCGGCGAAATGCCGCTGTATATGGATGAAATCTACGCGCAGCTGGTGCAATGCGATGTTTTCGCCGCCATCGGCACATCGGGCAACGTCTATCCGGCGGCGGGGTTCGTGGAAGTGGCGCAAGGGGCGGGGGCGCAAACCGTTGAAATCAACCTTGAACCGTCCAATATCGCCTCCGCCTTTCACGACCAGCGCTATGGCAAGGCTACGGAAACTGTGCCAGTATGGGTCGAACAAATTCTGGAAGCCCGCAAATGA